The nucleotide sequence GGCGCCGCTAGGTATTGCTGCCACTCTATGGTCCACTCGAAATCGGGCAGGCCAGGCAGCAGGGTGTCATTGAGGTACGTGAGCTGGTTGGTGGTGAGGGTGATGGGCAGTAGCAGGTTGGCCAGCTCAGCAATCAGCAGGTTGGGGTCGGCGGCCGTAGCAGGCGGCAGCGTCAGTACCAAGTCAATCGGATTGATCTTGATGTTAGCGCCGTTGCGGGTGTAGCCGTTGGTGCTGATAAAGAGGTCGGTGAGCTGGTTGCGGCGGGGCAGCGTCACGGCGTTGATCCACATTTCATAGTACTGCGGCGTTTGCCAGTAGGCGGGCCATCCGGCCACATTCGGTGGGTCGCCGAGCAACTGCTGCTGCACGTTGGTAATAGTGTTGAGGTAGTCCCACATGCCGTACTGGGCAACAAGGTTGCTGGCTGGCGGAAACGTCATTTGGAGCTGGCGGCAGGTGCCCACCGTGAAATCAAGCGGACTTTTTATCACGCAGCCCATGTTCACGGCATCATAAAAATGCTCGCTGGAAAGCAAGGCCCGCAGCACTGGCTCCACGTTGTAGTTGCTGGCAATCAGCAGTTGCGCAAGCGGCTGAATCACCTCCGTTTCGGTGGTGGCGTCAATCACATAGTACACAAACCACCGGTAGAGCTTGCGACACAGAAACTCAGCCGTTTCCTGCTGCGCAAAAATCAGGTTGAGCAGAGCTTTGTATTCTTGGTCGCCAAGGTTGGCAATGGTGGCGTTCTGGAAAGCGGCGCTGAACTGCTTGGTGGTGGTATTGTGGCGCGAAGCCGTGTAGTAGCCCGCTATGGTCGTGGTATTGTCGCGCCAGCCGGTGAGCACCTTGGCCGCGGCTTGCACATCGGCCTCGGTGTAGGTGGTGTAGTTGCCAGGCCCAATGAGCGGGCCTTTCCCTACCGTAAACAGCTCTAACAGCTCGCGGCCGTAGTTTTCATTGGGGGCGTTGGCGGTGCTTTGGTTGCCGTTGAGGTAGCGTAGCATGGCCGGGGCCACTGTCACGTTTTCAGTGAGTTGCTTGATGTTGCCGAGCGCATGCTGCCGCAGCAGCGTACAGTAGTGGTAGCCGTAGCG is from Hymenobacter tibetensis and encodes:
- a CDS encoding DUF1800 domain-containing protein — its product is MNRRAFLRKPAATIAAPATAVMAPPASGNEPTDGETISRYANTRLPTEPRSTAGIGPYTGPWGQTQAAHLLRRCLFGPTRAEINTAASQTLAQVINGLLTAPVAPAPPVNVSATDTSVPQGQTWVTQAFEQAFEGARRSSLRAWWMGLLLGQSTSLVEKMTLFWHNHFVIELGDINDARYGYHYCTLLRQHALGNIKQLTENVTVAPAMLRYLNGNQSTANAPNENYGRELLELFTVGKGPLIGPGNYTTYTEADVQAAAKVLTGWRDNTTTIAGYYTASRHNTTTKQFSAAFQNATIANLGDQEYKALLNLIFAQQETAEFLCRKLYRWFVYYVIDATTETEVIQPLAQLLIASNYNVEPVLRALLSSEHFYDAVNMGCVIKSPLDFTVGTCRQLQMTFPPASNLVAQYGMWDYLNTITNVQQQLLGDPPNVAGWPAYWQTPQYYEMWINAVTLPRRNQLTDLFISTNGYTRNGANIKINPIDLVLTLPPATAADPNLLIAELANLLLPITLTTNQLTYLNDTLLPGLPDFEWTIEWQQYLAAPTNATRRAAVESKLRSLLRTMMGLAEYHLS